The genome window ATCACGATAGCTGTAGGGATCTTCCAGCTGAATCAACTCATGACCACGAGGGGTCTGCAGCTTTTGAGGAATGTCTGCCTTTGTGTAGTCATCCACCTGCTCGCTCAAAGCGCCGTACGCGGCCAGTTGATGGGGAATTTGAGCCGGCAAGTTCAGCATATCAATGACCATGGGGGCAATCGCTTTCACCCGTGGATCGCCGCTTGCACCCACCAACCAAGCCGTCCAACCTCTTTTGGAGGCACCGGTTACCAAGAACCCGGTGATCTCCGGCTTTTTTTCCTCTTTCATCAGCGCCTGGATAGTATCCATCGCCTTAATAACAGCCTTCGCCATGGGAAAATGCAGGGGCCAAGTCGTATCTCCCGTATCTAAAAACTGGAGCCACGTGTAGACGACCAGAGCGTCCTCCGTGCGCCCATCAAAAAGCGGCTGGTTGGGAATGTCGAACAAAATGGCAAAGGGACAGCCCGACATCTTAGCGGCCATAATGCCTAACTGTGTCTCCTCCGGCGAGCCATCACCCCCCGTGTTCAGCAACGTGCAGAAGTGCGGATAGGTGGCGTTATCCGGCACAAAAACTTGCAGATGGTGATGCCAAGTGATATCGTGCCATGTTAGAGAGGTCATCTGCAGATCGTAGAGGGTAACTCCGCCTGCATGAGAGGTCTGTGTTAGGCTCCAGTGGTAAGCAGGTTCCGGTTTTTTGATATAGTCTTGCAAGGCATCCCCCTTTGCGGCCAGAGATAGGCTCGTCATGAAAGCGAAGAGCAGTACTTTGCCTAGTTGTTTTATCATAGTTTCTCAGTCCTTTCTAAGAATCCTCCATCGCCGATGCCTGCCTCACTAGGGTTTTTTGCCCCCTTAAACTACTCGTAGAGCGTAGGGAAAAGGCGCCGAGAGAGCGCACTCTGCAGCAAACCCTCCGGGTCGCACTCCCTTTTTAGCTTCACAAAACGGGCGATGGTCTCTTCACCGAGGTAGGCGCGCGCGGTATCAGGGTCGAGGGTGCTGTCCTTGGCAAAATAAAAGCGCCCACCCGCCTCCAGCACAAGCTGATTCAGTTGCTTGGCCAACGCCCATACCCGCGCTCGCGTGTGCGGGTACATCGGAATGTCCAGCGCCAACGAATAGCCATCTACACTGTGGGTCATGAGAAACCGATCGCGCCGATGCCGTTTAAACACCCCCAACCACGGTACGATGCCCATCTGTTGGCAAAGAGTAAGCTGGTCAGCAAAACAACGCGCGGCTTGCTCGGCAGGGATGAAGCTTTGATACTGAATAAGGCAGCCCGGTTTGTAGGCCCACTTCCAATTGGGCACATAATCTAACAAAAAGGCAAACGCCGCATGCGATTGCCGCACCCGCTTGTGGTTGCCGATGGTGTTGCCCGCCGTGAATCTAGCCCAGTTCACAAGCCGCATGCCCAGGTTGTTCGCGAAAGGCTTCATGCATCGCCACATGACAGACTTTGGAATGATGCCCATCAACGTATCGGGCAGCTCCTGATTCTCTACCCGCAGCGTTTGCGCAGGAATGGGGTCTTCCCCAGGAGCAAGGTACCGTGCAGCATGTACCAGTCCCCGGCCTAGATGTCGCCCTGTTGCGAAGCAGTCAATCCAGCCAACAAGGTAGTCGTACGAATCCATGCGACGTTCAAACTGCTCCACGATATCCTCAAAGTTTTGAGTAGAGAAAGCATCCACCTCCAAAAGGCCACTGTAGACGCGCTTGAGCTGTAATGTTAGGCGGGTAAAGCAACCTAACATTCCAAACCCTCCGATGGCCGCATAAAAAAGATCGGAATGCCTCTCCGAGCTACAGGTCACGATCTCGCCTGTCGGCAACAGAAGATCGAACTCTAGAATATGCTCCCCGATGGGCCCTACCTTCCAGTTGTTTTTGCCATGGATGTTCATTGCCGCCCCGCCGCCCAGCGAAACGTACATTGTGCCGGAGACCACAGGCGGCCACCAACCGTCTCCAATGGCGTAACGCCAAATGTCGCCAATCGTCGCCCCAGGTTCCACGGTAATGCGGCCGGTGTGGGGGTTCCAATCTAAAATGCGATTCATGCGGGTGAGGTCTAGGCAGATGTTCTCGGCCAAAAGCGCCGCATCGCCGTAGCTGCGTCCCATGCCGCGTAGGCAGACTTTACGCCCATGGCTTCGCGCCAGAGCAAACACCTCCTGAACCCCCTCTAATGTGGAAGGGCGAAAGACATAGGCTAGAGCAGCGGTGTTCATACCCCAAGCCTCGATTCGCTCCAAGCGATCGGAGGGCAAAGGCTTGATGGGCCTATCCGCCAAGCAGGAGGTTTGCGGTGCAGGAGTGGTTTCTGAAAGACTCATAGTTCCTCTTCTGCCCTATACGTTAAGGCGTTTGAAGATGAAGGAGGGAATGAGGCGCACAATCGCCATAATCGGTCGCCAAATGCGCGGTACATAGACCACGCCATCTCGATGTGCTCCCTTTAGAATCAACTCTGCCGCCCTGTCTGCTGAGATGAGAAATGGCAAGTTCTTCAATCCCTTTACCAAAGGTGTGTCCACCGGCCCCGGCTTCACCGTCACAACGCGCACCCCATAGCGCCCTGTGCGATTACGCAGCCCCTCTAAGTAGGTATCTAAAAAGGCCTTGGAAGCGCTGTAGACCGGAAAATGGCGACGCCCCCGATCTCCTGCTACCGATGAGATACCTACTAAGGTTCCCGACCCAGCCCGTTCAAAGCGCTCCGCCGCCATGTCCAACCAAGCGACCGCGCCGCGCACGTTCACATCTATGGTCGCAAGGTCTTTTTCCAAACTGTACTCATGCTCTGCAAGAATGGGCATGATTCCGGCAGAATAGATGATAAGATCAAGCCCACCCAAATCGTGGGTGATCTTCTGAAAAAGCGCCGGCACGCACTCCACCTCGCACACATCATGGCGATAGAGAAGCGGTTTGGGAGCACCAGATGCCGCGATCTCTTCGGCGATCCGCTCCAACTGCTCCAAGCGCCGTGCCACCATCGCAACCAAACAGCCCTGGGATGCTAACCTCCGCGCCAGCGCCTCCCCAATTCCAGAGGAGGCTCCGATAATCAATGCATGTTGCCAGCTCTTCTGCATTCTTTGCTCCAACCATGCCATCTATCCTCAATAGCATACCTTAGGAGTGCTAACAAGCCCTCTACTCTTTGCGGCCCTGTTGCGTATAAGCGAGCCAATCCACAATCTGCCGAATATGATAGACATCGTGCGCTACCATCTGAGCGATCCAGCTCTCGATGGTCATAGGCCCCTTAACGCGTGGGCTCTCTTCCATGTAGCGCCCCTTTCGCTCCCATGCCCTGTTCGGCAACCCCTTAACGATCTCCACAGTAGCCTGCCGACGCTCTGCAAAGAGATCGCGCTGCCGATGCGGGTCGCTTGCCGCATAGTGATGTTGCTGTGCAAACTCGTCGGGATCGAGGTCGGGAAGTTTTGGAAGATATTCGTCACGAATGCGGATGATACGATTTTGAAAGACCTCTTCCCAATCGGCGAGATGTGCTAAAACTTCGCGCAAAGTGAACCGCTTTGGGTCTGGGCGTATGTCCCAGATAGGCGACCCAAGCGGCACAGAGGCCGTTAAGGCCTCTAACACCGTTGGTGTGTTCTGCAACGCACTCACCAAGTTGGCGCGCACAAAAGGGGGTAGCATAGCCATATCCCTCATTTTTTGAACCGTACTCCTCGCTTCACCAAGAGAGGTTGGCAGGGCAAAATCTTTTACCGGTAAAATATTACCTAGAAAAGGAGTTGTTCCCCTCCTTTGGGCGTAGTTACTTTTTAGAGACGCATTGCGCCGAGGTGAATTCCCCCCTCTCAGAATCGTTTTCGGCGCCAACTGCACGGAATTTTTGTAAGGAGAGAGTGCTTTCGTATGTCAAACTTCTCATTACGCGCCACCACGGCGCGGATGCTTCATCGTCCCCCCCGTGAATGGGGCGCCTGGATATTTCAACGGAGAACGTGGCTTCCCCTTTTGCTTCTTCCTATCTTGGCGATACCTTTTGGCATAGAGACCAATCTGCGCTTCGATATTCTCGCCGGCATCCTCCTAGTCGCCTTGGGCGAAACCATCCGCATTCTTGCCGTTGGCTATGCCGGAACCATCACTCGAACCCGCCATGGACGTCTCGCTCCTCTCATTACCGCCGGGCCCTACCGTATCGTCCGTAACCCCCTCTATATCGGCAATCTGCTTATCTTTGCAGGCCTTCTTGGACTTCTTGGGCGTTGGCTCTGGTTGCCGCTCCTCTTGCCCTTGGCGCTAGGCTACTATCACCTTGTCGTGCTGTGGGAGGAGCAGCATCTGAAACGTATCTTCGGTGAGGAGTACGAGGCCTACGCCCGCCAGGTTGGACGATGGTGGCCCCGGTTTGGAAACCTTACTCCACCCTGCATTCACCGATTCTATCTGGCAGTAGCTCTGCGCAGCGAACGCGGCACGCTGGGAATGTTGATGTTGGCTGTTCTCGTCTGCCTGCTCTACTGGACGATCCTCCTTTAGGAGCTGTCATACGATGAACCCTATCTGGTACCTTAAATTCTACCCCTATCAACGGCTGCTCACCCCCGAGGAAGAGGAGAACCAAGCGCTTTGGCTACCCCCTCATACGCCATGGGAAATACCTGACGACAGCGCCAAGGCGTTTATTGTGACCTCAGGCCACATGCGCATTGTACGCCAGATGCCCAACCATACCGCCCTTACCGTAGAGGTGCTCAATCCGGGTGAAATTGTGGGCACGTTTTCCGTAAAAAAAGATGGTTCCGACGGAACGGAACAGGCCATCGCGATGGCCGATGGCTGCAAAGGGGTGCTTCTCGACAGAAGCACCTTGTTGCGCAGGGCGGCTACCTGGGAGCTTCCTCCCATCACCGTCCGTTGCTTCATCGGATTATCTTTGGCGACCTTACAGACTCATCCGCTTCATCTGCTTTTTAGACCTTTAGAGGCTCGCATAGCCTCCGCGTTACTGCTTATCGCGCAAAGCGGTTCGGAAGAGGGGCAGGGACGTTTTCTTGTCATCCCACCTCCTCCACCGTCTCTTTTAGTGATATCTGACCTGGCCGGCTGCAACCATGAGCTAGCCTATGAGGTGCTTTCGCGTTGGCGCGAACAGGGTATCGTTCAACGGCCTTATAAATGGATCACCATTCTCGATAAAGAAGCGTTGATAGAGATCGCGCAAACTGCAGATGAACAGGAGGAACATGCGACCACTACCACCTAGCTGTTGATAGAGGAGGTATGGAAGCATGCTACAACAAGAGTTTGTTGAGCGAGAAGGTGCCGTGCGAAGCACCGTCGGTATTGAAGTGGACGCCCTTACCGGGCGCCCTATCTACCTTGCCGGCCAACGGGTAATGCCTGGCCGTTACCGCCAACTCGAAACCGGCCGCGAGGTTGTTCTCGAGCACGAAGATCGCTTGCCAGCCAGCCTCGACGGCCGTATTGCCTGTTATATCTGGCTAGGCCCTAGCTCCGCCCCTCGACTACCTCAAGAGCCAGCTCCGCCCAATCGGCATCACCCCGTCCACGAGCTATCCGTGCTGTGAGCCGATTGTGTACGAGATCGGCGAGTGGCATCGGGACGAGGCTTGTCCATGCGGTCTGCAACACAAGCTCCATATCTTTGCGAATAAGGGTTGCGGTAGCCCCTACCGGCTCGTAGGTCTGGTGGGCGATCATGCGTCCATAGTTCTGATAGACTGGGCAGGCGAAAAGGGTTGTGGAGATCATCTCATGAAGGGCCTCACGCGAGATCCCATTCTTCTCGGCCAACGTATAGGCTTCGGCCATCGCCTCAATGGCCGCACCAATGAGCATATTGCCGGCAAGTTTCACGATGTTGGCTGCACCGGGGTCTTCACCAAAGTCGAAGAGGCCCTGCCCCATAGCCCGCAGCACAGGCTGAACCCGCATCTTTGCCTCTGCCGGTCCCGACAACACGATCCAGAGCTTCGCTGCAGCAGCCGCATCCGGGCGCCCAAACACCGGTGCCGCCACGTAGTGGCCGCCATGTTGCCGATGATGTTCTGCCAAACGACGCGAAGTCTGCGGAGAGATGGTGCTCATTGAGAGATGAACTCCATTCTCCCCTAACCTATCCTGCAGTCCCTCTGCACCGAAAACGATCTCATCGAGAGCGGCATCGTTTGTCAGCATCGTGATAACGATGCCCCCAGGCTCCGCCACCTCGAACGGATGCGCGGCAGCGATCGCACCCTGGGCTACAAGTGGCTCCACTTTTTGAGGCGTCCGGTTGTAAACTCGCAGGCGGTAACCGGCCTTCAACAGGTTTGTTGCCATGGCGGCGCCCATGCGCCCTAAACCGATAAACCCTATCGTTTCCATAGAACCTCCATTTTAAAGAATTTAAAAGCATCCCAAATAGTCTAGAAGCGGCGGCACCAACCGCCGACAGCCCTCGCTTGCCATTGGGTTCTTGGCAAAGCAAGGCGAGAGAGGGTAAGATAGAGTTCAGTGATCCGGTGAGACCTACTAGCATCGAGAAACGTGCCAGAGGCCGCTATGGGAGAGCTATCTCATCCGTTGTTTGGTCTCGCGTCTACAGCGGCCTGAATCGCAAGTAGGCCTTCGGCAAAACACGATTCATACGAACATCTTCATCGGTCTCTCTTTCCCATTACGGATACGCTTAAGTGGGGCGTGTTTCGCCTTGTCTCTACAACATACCTCTAACGATGCCTCTGCAGAGGACGTATAGGGTAGTAGAAAAGTCCTGCTTTATGGAAAAACCAAAGGAAAAAGCAGGAATCTCTATTGAGAAAACGAAACTAAGTAGGCGAATCGCCCAAAAGGCGTATCTGGATCTGGAAGAAAACCGAGACCCGGTAGAATTTACATACTGGCCACACACTGGGAGCAAGCTATGGAGCTAACCCTTACTCCACAGGAGACGGTGCTACCCGCCCGCGCTCTCCTACACCTTATGGCTCTTGCGCGCGAAGGAGATCGTCGCGAGGGCATTCTACTTCGTCAAGGAAAAGGATGGTTTCAGGTTTCGGGCTCCGGCCATGAGGCGTTAGCCGCTCTCGTCCTCGCTCTGCGACCCGACGACTATCTCTTTCCCTACTACCGTGACCGCGCTATGGCGTTGGCACGGGGGGTTACCAACTACGAGTTGGCCTTAGGCTACTTTGCGAAACGAGATAGCAGCAGCGGCGGCCGACAGATGCCCAGCCACTACAGCGATCGCAAACGTCACATTTTTTCCGTTGCCACCCCCACTGCCTCGCAGTGTCTGCCCGCCTGCGGCATGGCGTGGGCGCTGCGCCTTGAAAAAAGCGATCGCATCGTTCTAGTAAGCCTTGGGGATGCAGCCACCCGACAGGGAGAGTTCTACGAGGCGCTCGCGTTCGCCATCCAAGAGCATCTGCCCATTGCCTTTGTCATTGAAGATAACCGCTATGGCATCAGCACCCCAACCGAAAAGTTCTTTCCCTATCGGCTTGGTGTGCTTGGCGACAAACACCTGGTAAAGCTCAACGCCCGCGATCCCTATCAACTGTTTACTACAGGGAAACAGGTTTTTGAACGGCTCCGACGGGGCGAGGGCCCCGCTGTGCTCTGGTGCGAGCTCGACCGTCTCTGCTCTCATACTAGCAGCGATGACCAGCGGATCTATCGCCCCGCAAAGGAGCTGGAAGAGGAGGCTCAACGCGACCCCATCGAGTTGTTGGCTCAACGACTTATTCAAGAGGGGC of Chthonomonas calidirosea T49 contains these proteins:
- a CDS encoding PhoPQ-activated pathogenicity-related family protein, with protein sequence MIKQLGKVLLFAFMTSLSLAAKGDALQDYIKKPEPAYHWSLTQTSHAGGVTLYDLQMTSLTWHDITWHHHLQVFVPDNATYPHFCTLLNTGGDGSPEETQLGIMAAKMSGCPFAILFDIPNQPLFDGRTEDALVVYTWLQFLDTGDTTWPLHFPMAKAVIKAMDTIQALMKEEKKPEITGFLVTGASKRGWTAWLVGASGDPRVKAIAPMVIDMLNLPAQIPHQLAAYGALSEQVDDYTKADIPQKLQTPRGHELIQLEDPYSYRDRLTLPKLIILGTNDRYWSQDSLNLYWDGLKGPKWILYDPNSGHGLEDRSRVYATLIAFIRAIAGGKRWPQMHWKYTVNAQGATLEVQSEPAPVEARLWRTYAPTLDFRDSHWTFEPMEIKNNVCIGHLPTPSQGCAALFGELVFEQDGQRFTLSTQIQILGTPEQQPKK
- a CDS encoding FAD-binding protein — protein: MSLSETTPAPQTSCLADRPIKPLPSDRLERIEAWGMNTAALAYVFRPSTLEGVQEVFALARSHGRKVCLRGMGRSYGDAALLAENICLDLTRMNRILDWNPHTGRITVEPGATIGDIWRYAIGDGWWPPVVSGTMYVSLGGGAAMNIHGKNNWKVGPIGEHILEFDLLLPTGEIVTCSSERHSDLFYAAIGGFGMLGCFTRLTLQLKRVYSGLLEVDAFSTQNFEDIVEQFERRMDSYDYLVGWIDCFATGRHLGRGLVHAARYLAPGEDPIPAQTLRVENQELPDTLMGIIPKSVMWRCMKPFANNLGMRLVNWARFTAGNTIGNHKRVRQSHAAFAFLLDYVPNWKWAYKPGCLIQYQSFIPAEQAARCFADQLTLCQQMGIVPWLGVFKRHRRDRFLMTHSVDGYSLALDIPMYPHTRARVWALAKQLNQLVLEAGGRFYFAKDSTLDPDTARAYLGEETIARFVKLKRECDPEGLLQSALSRRLFPTLYE
- a CDS encoding SDR family NAD(P)-dependent oxidoreductase; its protein translation is MQKSWQHALIIGASSGIGEALARRLASQGCLVAMVARRLEQLERIAEEIAASGAPKPLLYRHDVCEVECVPALFQKITHDLGGLDLIIYSAGIMPILAEHEYSLEKDLATIDVNVRGAVAWLDMAAERFERAGSGTLVGISSVAGDRGRRHFPVYSASKAFLDTYLEGLRNRTGRYGVRVVTVKPGPVDTPLVKGLKNLPFLISADRAAELILKGAHRDGVVYVPRIWRPIMAIVRLIPSFIFKRLNV
- a CDS encoding DinB family protein; this translates as MLPPFVRANLVSALQNTPTVLEALTASVPLGSPIWDIRPDPKRFTLREVLAHLADWEEVFQNRIIRIRDEYLPKLPDLDPDEFAQQHHYAASDPHRQRDLFAERRQATVEIVKGLPNRAWERKGRYMEESPRVKGPMTIESWIAQMVAHDVYHIRQIVDWLAYTQQGRKE
- a CDS encoding methyltransferase family protein, which codes for MSNFSLRATTARMLHRPPREWGAWIFQRRTWLPLLLLPILAIPFGIETNLRFDILAGILLVALGETIRILAVGYAGTITRTRHGRLAPLITAGPYRIVRNPLYIGNLLIFAGLLGLLGRWLWLPLLLPLALGYYHLVVLWEEQHLKRIFGEEYEAYARQVGRWWPRFGNLTPPCIHRFYLAVALRSERGTLGMLMLAVLVCLLYWTILL
- a CDS encoding Crp/Fnr family transcriptional regulator, producing the protein MNPIWYLKFYPYQRLLTPEEEENQALWLPPHTPWEIPDDSAKAFIVTSGHMRIVRQMPNHTALTVEVLNPGEIVGTFSVKKDGSDGTEQAIAMADGCKGVLLDRSTLLRRAATWELPPITVRCFIGLSLATLQTHPLHLLFRPLEARIASALLLIAQSGSEEGQGRFLVIPPPPPSLLVISDLAGCNHELAYEVLSRWREQGIVQRPYKWITILDKEALIEIAQTADEQEEHATTTT
- a CDS encoding NAD(P)-dependent oxidoreductase, coding for METIGFIGLGRMGAAMATNLLKAGYRLRVYNRTPQKVEPLVAQGAIAAAHPFEVAEPGGIVITMLTNDAALDEIVFGAEGLQDRLGENGVHLSMSTISPQTSRRLAEHHRQHGGHYVAAPVFGRPDAAAAAKLWIVLSGPAEAKMRVQPVLRAMGQGLFDFGEDPGAANIVKLAGNMLIGAAIEAMAEAYTLAEKNGISREALHEMISTTLFACPVYQNYGRMIAHQTYEPVGATATLIRKDMELVLQTAWTSLVPMPLADLVHNRLTARIARGRGDADWAELALEVVEGRS